In the genome of Ignavibacteriales bacterium, one region contains:
- a CDS encoding T9SS type A sorting domain-containing protein encodes MVSFNASISNESVDLSWVTATELNNRGFEVERSIENNSKRTEYEKIGFVDGYGTTASQQVYSFSDKQVSQPGRYFYRLKQVDYDGSFEYSTELAVDVNKPLVFNLDQNYPNPFNPSTTIKYSVPVTEHVTIKVFDILGNEVTTLVNEQKEAATYEITFDASQLSSGVYFYKINAGSFSDTKKLMLMK; translated from the coding sequence ATGGTATCGTTTAATGCTTCTATCTCAAATGAATCTGTGGATCTTAGCTGGGTTACAGCAACTGAATTAAATAACAGAGGATTTGAGGTTGAACGTTCGATTGAAAATAATTCAAAACGAACTGAGTATGAAAAGATTGGATTTGTTGATGGTTACGGAACAACCGCATCACAACAGGTTTATTCGTTTTCAGATAAGCAGGTATCACAACCCGGAAGATATTTCTACAGGCTTAAACAAGTTGATTACGATGGTTCATTTGAATACTCAACTGAACTAGCTGTTGATGTTAATAAACCGCTGGTCTTTAATTTAGATCAGAATTACCCGAATCCGTTTAACCCGTCAACTACAATAAAATACTCTGTTCCTGTAACTGAACATGTAACAATAAAAGTATTTGATATTCTCGGCAATGAAGTAACCACACTCGTTAATGAGCAGAAAGAAGCCGCGACTTATGAAATAACATTTGATGCTAGCCAGCTTTCAAGCGGTGTATACTTCTATAAGATTAATGCCGGAAGTTTCAGCGATACAAAAAAACTTATGCTGATGAAGTAG
- a CDS encoding right-handed parallel beta-helix repeat-containing protein produces the protein MKPNKFLLLFLSLYIVNCTLYITHATTRYVSKTGSSTPPYISWETAADSIQKCINISQFGDTIYVANGVYKEQVIMIPGLSLIGAGMDSCVIDTRELVTNSQYRAVEVRDSCHFKGFHIIPYYNSDMAYGIYGVGSNFITENKVTNGIGGIYSGLYSTVYKNVIIDNRVEIYVFNSNAIVRQNYITQNNYQGGSGIHIEGFNYSFTPIIDSNYIETNEIGIRGIDQLGGARPIIAHNTIVMRHGQWGISLYVSDSAKVYNNLIYAESGVEGIRINGVPYIDLQNNFVTGNLGTGIVIGPAPNVAKHNVVIGTNTGIAKYSTEPNPLIQYNNVWNTNTINYSNFTPDSTNLSFDPMVVNDDTTQGELDFHLQKYSPLIDAGAPNMKDKDSSRIDIGLYGGLYGEVYNYQDLAPRPPRNVLALFDSGTITVRWNRNTEADFNEYKLFRDTVADFTADSTTLVLNLTDTAYSHLTPPNVETYYYKLTAVDNQGNESGVSEEIAVKLTAIDDNPTIVSDYRLYQNYPNPFNPSTIIAYKLKESGYVKLYVYDIKGELVRVLVNQWQERGYYEVVFHPNTEERQRANGYKMLVGKTYSDIATGVYIYQIMVKSENNIPVFSDTGKMMLLK, from the coding sequence ATGAAACCAAATAAGTTTCTTCTTCTTTTCCTCTCCCTGTACATTGTAAATTGTACATTATACATTACCCACGCTACAACACGCTATGTAAGCAAAACCGGCAGCAGCACACCGCCATACATAAGCTGGGAAACTGCTGCGGACAGCATACAGAAGTGCATTAACATCTCTCAGTTTGGTGATACTATTTATGTTGCAAATGGTGTTTACAAAGAGCAGGTAATTATGATACCTGGCTTGTCACTTATTGGTGCGGGGATGGATAGTTGTGTGATTGATACGAGAGAACTTGTTACAAATTCTCAATATCGCGCTGTAGAGGTTAGGGATAGCTGTCACTTCAAAGGATTTCATATTATTCCATATTATAATTCCGATATGGCATATGGCATATACGGAGTAGGTAGTAATTTTATTACAGAAAACAAAGTAACAAATGGCATAGGTGGAATATATTCAGGGTTGTATTCAACAGTCTATAAAAATGTCATAATAGATAACCGGGTAGAAATTTATGTCTTCAATTCTAATGCAATTGTTCGTCAAAACTACATTACTCAAAATAATTATCAGGGAGGTTCGGGTATTCATATTGAGGGATTTAATTATTCATTCACCCCTATAATTGATTCAAACTATATAGAAACAAACGAAATTGGGATTCGAGGGATTGACCAACTGGGAGGTGCAAGACCTATAATTGCACACAATACAATTGTAATGAGACACGGTCAGTGGGGAATAAGTTTATACGTATCTGACTCAGCAAAGGTTTACAATAATCTTATATATGCAGAAAGTGGAGTAGAAGGAATACGTATTAACGGAGTGCCATACATTGACCTTCAGAATAACTTTGTAACCGGAAACCTCGGTACAGGAATAGTAATAGGACCTGCACCCAATGTAGCAAAGCACAATGTTGTAATCGGTACAAACACAGGTATTGCAAAATATTCAACAGAACCCAATCCGTTAATTCAATACAATAATGTATGGAACACCAACACAATAAATTATTCTAACTTTACACCTGACAGCACCAACTTATCATTTGACCCGATGGTAGTTAATGATGACACAACACAAGGCGAGCTGGATTTCCATTTGCAGAAATATTCTCCATTGATAGACGCGGGTGCCCCAAATATGAAAGACAAAGACAGCAGCAGGATAGACATCGGTTTATATGGAGGATTGTATGGAGAAGTTTATAACTACCAGGATTTAGCACCACGTCCACCAAGAAATGTACTTGCACTATTTGATTCAGGAACGATAACAGTTAGGTGGAACAGGAACACTGAAGCGGACTTTAACGAGTATAAGCTTTTCAGGGATACAGTCGCAGACTTTACAGCAGACAGCACAACACTTGTGTTAAACCTTACCGATACAGCCTATTCACATCTTACTCCACCAAATGTTGAGACTTATTATTACAAACTAACAGCAGTTGATAACCAGGGAAATGAATCAGGGGTAAGTGAAGAGATTGCAGTAAAACTCACGGCAATAGATGACAATCCCACAATTGTAAGTGACTACCGGCTTTATCAGAACTATCCAAACCCGTTTAACCCATCAACAATTATTGCATATAAATTGAAAGAATCAGGTTATGTAAAGTTATATGTCTATGATATCAAAGGAGAGTTAGTGAGAGTGTTGGTAAACCAGTGGCAGGAAAGAGGTTATTATGAAGTTGTGTTTCACCCAAACACAGAAGAGAGGCAAAGAGCGAACGGTTACAAAATGCTGGTTGGAAAAACATACAGTGATATAGCAACAGGAGTTTATATATACCAGATAATGGTAAAAAGTGAAAACAACATTCCTGTGTTTAGTGATACAGGAAAAATGATGCTCTTAAAGTAA